The genomic region AGCTACTTTCTGCGAAACCTCAAAATGTTCTTTCTCATAACCAAAAGATCCAGCCATACCGCAACAACCCGATGGAATCACTTCCACTTCAAAGTTCGTTGGCAAGGACAATAATTGTTTCGTGTAGTCTACTAATTTAAATGCCTTTTGATAACAATGCCCATGCAGCTTGATCTTTTGTTTATCCGCAGTGAACTGCTCCGCATGAATTCTTCCTGCCCTTATTTCTTTCACAAGAAATTCGTCTATCATCAGCGCATGCTTCGCCAAATTGACTGCTTTGATTTTATTTTCCGAATCGACAAGATCCACATATTCATCGCGGAACGTAATAATCGCAGAGGGCTCAATACCCAATAAAGGAGTTTCTTCGCTAATCAAATCGGCCAACATATCGACGTTCTTGTTTGCAAGTTCCTTCGCTTTCTTCACGAAACCTTTCGACAGAAATGTTCGCCCGCTCTCTAGATGTTTTGGAACAACAACCTCGTAACCTAGCGCGGTCAATAATTTATAAGCCGTAATACCAATCTCGGTATCATTATATTCTGTAAACTCGTCGCTAAATAAGTAAACTTTCCTTTTTTGTTTTGCAGGCTCCTGTTTCTTCACCCACGCACTTAACGTCGTACCGTGCACTTTTGGTAGGGAACGATTAGGCGCAAAGCCGACAACGGATTTGATGATTCCCGACGTAATCTGATTTGTTGCGAAGAAATTATAAATCGGAGCAACATAGGAACCTAGCTTCTGCGACTGCGTAAAATTTGCAATTAACTTAGAACGGAAGCTCGCTCCATTCGAATCATAATAATGCTGTAAGAACTCCGCTTTCATCTTCGCGATATCCACACTCGATGGACACTCCGTTTTACAGCCTTTACAGCTCAAACACAGGTCCATCACCTCTTTCAATTCTTCGTGATCAAAGCGATTTTCCTTATTGGAGTTCGTCAAAAACTGACGTAGCATATTGGCTCTCGCACGCGTGGTATCTTTTTCATCGCGCGTAGCCATAAACGATGGACACATCGTGCCACCGGTAATTTCTGTTTTTCTGCAATCCCCCGATCCCGAGCATTTCTCTGCTAGACGTAAAATGCTTTCGTTTTGTGTAAAGTCGAAATAAGTGTTGATGTCTTTCCCATCGCGAACTTGATCATAGCGCAGATGCGTATCCATCGGAGGCGTGTCCACAATCTTCTTGGCATTGAAGATACGATGTGGATCAAATGCATGCTTTACCTGCAACAAAAGCTGGTAGACCTGCTCACCCAATACCTTGCCAATAAATTCGCCGCGCAAACGACCATCCCCATGCTCGCCGCTTAAGGATCCATTATATTTCAACACCAAGTCGGTCGTTTTTTCTAAGATGGAACGAAATTGTCGTCTTCCTTCTACCGATTTTAAGTTGATGAAAGGCTCGATATGCAGCTCACCAGCACCAGCATGCGCATAGTACGAGGCATGCACCTGCTCTTCAGCCAACAGCTTTTGGATATCCGCAACATAATCCGGTAAATCCTCCGGCGAAACTGCGCAATCCTCAATCAAATTGACCGGTTGATTATCACCCGGTAGGTTCCTGATCAAGCCTAAACCAGCTTTACGCACATCCCACACTAAGTTACACTGTGCTGAACCTGTAATCAACGGATAGGCATATCCTAATTGAGCTGTTTGCAATGCTATTTTTAATGCTTCGGCCTTTCGCTCAATTTCTTCAATACTATCGGCACGGAACTCCACAATCAATAGCGCCTGTGGGTCGCCTTCAATAAAAAATCGGTTATACTGGTAAGTTGGATGGCCAACAGTAAAATCTAAAATATATTTATCGACAAGCTCAGATGCTTCAGGATGGTACTTTAATGCCAGCGCATTCCCACGCATACATTCAACCAGGTCGTTAAAATGAACACATAGCAAACCAATCTCTTTGGGAGGTAAAGGCATCAATTTAATCTTCGCCTCTGTAATGATTCCGATGGTTCCTTCAGAACCCGCCAACAAGCGACAAAAATTAAAGGGTTGGCTATTGTCCAATAAACTATCTAAAGCATAGCCGGTATTCCTACGCGTAATTTCACTCTTCGGGTATCCTGCAACAATCGCGTCACGATTCGCTTTATCCGTTAATATCCCGTTGATTTCTCTATAAATCTCTCCCTCCCTAGTCTTCAGGGCTAGCTTGCCAAAGAATTCAGCATCCGTTAGCTCCTTAAACTCCACCAGATTTGCGTCGTCCAGTAGCACTTGCGCCGCTAAGAGATTCTCGCGCGTGTCGCCCCATACAATCGAGTGCAATCCGGAAGAATTATTTCCAATCATCCCACCAATCATCGCTCGGCTTGCGGTCGATGTCTCCGGCCCAAACATTAAACCATAAGAATGCAGGTATGCATTCAGATCATCACGGATAACACCTGGTTGCACGCGCGCCCACTGTTCCTCCACGTTCACCTCTAAAATCTGATTGAAATATCTGGAAACATCGACAACAATCCCCGACCCGACAACCTGTCCTGCAAGGGAAGTCCCCGCGGTACGCGGAATTAACGTAGTATGATGCTGCTTCGCATACTGAATCAGTTTTTGTAAATCGTTAATATCATGTGGAATGCAAACCGCAAGCGGCAATTCCTGATAAACTGATGCATCAGTGGAATAGGCAAGGCGCATCGTCTGATGTTCTACATTGCTGGCATCAAAGAATAAATCTCCTGAAAGAGACTCAGATAAGGATAATAAACTTGAAATTTCCGACACGACTGTATAGATTGAAAACACTAAATTACGCAATATTCGATAAAATAAACTGCATTTTTTGCGTTTTACATCTATTTAAATCTTTTATTAAGCATTATTTTACGAAAAACACGCAAACAACCGCAAAAACGCAAAAATACATCGTGTTCAGTATCAGTAAATAAAAATGATATACGATTTAAATTCTGTATATTAGCGTATAGTCCCTGCGGATTTCGTTACGCTCCTCATAAACAATATCCTGCACCAAGATCTTTAAACTGAATTTTATTCATTTTATTCTATATTTATTTGAATTTTATTCGGAAATAACGATATTTGCGCGATATGGCAAAATTAGAATATTCATTAGACCAAATTGATCTTCAAATCCTTAGGATTATGCAAGACAATGCGCGCACAAACAACGCAGACATTGCGCGCGAATTGGGAATGGCCCCCTCTGCCATCCTCGAACGCGTAAAGAAGCTTGAACAAAAGGACGTTATCCTTCAATATAATGCTCGAATCAATCCCGCAGCATTGGACCAGAAAATGCTTTCCTTCATCTTTATCAAGACCCAAGA from Sphingobacterium sp. BN32 harbors:
- a CDS encoding FAD-binding and (Fe-S)-binding domain-containing protein → MSEISSLLSLSESLSGDLFFDASNVEHQTMRLAYSTDASVYQELPLAVCIPHDINDLQKLIQYAKQHHTTLIPRTAGTSLAGQVVGSGIVVDVSRYFNQILEVNVEEQWARVQPGVIRDDLNAYLHSYGLMFGPETSTASRAMIGGMIGNNSSGLHSIVWGDTRENLLAAQVLLDDANLVEFKELTDAEFFGKLALKTREGEIYREINGILTDKANRDAIVAGYPKSEITRRNTGYALDSLLDNSQPFNFCRLLAGSEGTIGIITEAKIKLMPLPPKEIGLLCVHFNDLVECMRGNALALKYHPEASELVDKYILDFTVGHPTYQYNRFFIEGDPQALLIVEFRADSIEEIERKAEALKIALQTAQLGYAYPLITGSAQCNLVWDVRKAGLGLIRNLPGDNQPVNLIEDCAVSPEDLPDYVADIQKLLAEEQVHASYYAHAGAGELHIEPFINLKSVEGRRQFRSILEKTTDLVLKYNGSLSGEHGDGRLRGEFIGKVLGEQVYQLLLQVKHAFDPHRIFNAKKIVDTPPMDTHLRYDQVRDGKDINTYFDFTQNESILRLAEKCSGSGDCRKTEITGGTMCPSFMATRDEKDTTRARANMLRQFLTNSNKENRFDHEELKEVMDLCLSCKGCKTECPSSVDIAKMKAEFLQHYYDSNGASFRSKLIANFTQSQKLGSYVAPIYNFFATNQITSGIIKSVVGFAPNRSLPKVHGTTLSAWVKKQEPAKQKRKVYLFSDEFTEYNDTEIGITAYKLLTALGYEVVVPKHLESGRTFLSKGFVKKAKELANKNVDMLADLISEETPLLGIEPSAIITFRDEYVDLVDSENKIKAVNLAKHALMIDEFLVKEIRAGRIHAEQFTADKQKIKLHGHCYQKAFKLVDYTKQLLSLPTNFEVEVIPSGCCGMAGSFGYEKEHFEVSQKVAELVLFPTLRKTGAEYIIAAAGTSCRHQIKDGVNRKSYHPVEIMYNALVNK
- a CDS encoding Lrp/AsnC family transcriptional regulator, which translates into the protein MAKLEYSLDQIDLQILRIMQDNARTNNADIARELGMAPSAILERVKKLEQKDVILQYNARINPAALDQKMLSFIFIKTQDIIGVQKVGLLLAEIPDVLEVHDIAGEDGYLIKVRTNDSAGLVDLMRNSLSKIEGIISTRTTIVLETVKEDNKLVIPTKE